Sequence from the Primulina huaijiensis isolate GDHJ02 chromosome 16, ASM1229523v2, whole genome shotgun sequence genome:
TCAGTGCATCGATTTGATCGTTATCATCCAAACCGAGCTGAAACAAAATTTGCGATATTATTGGATAAACAATAGCCCGATTGAGAAAGTAGTAGAAGAAATTTATCTGTTGCAAAacttaatatattttcattcaaTTGGACTTTGGTGGCCTTTTTGGTGGTGGATGTTCGACCGACATGGCATGTAGGGTAATGATTTGAACATAAAATTCATCCAACATAAGTTTCATGTAACATAAGAATTCACCTCAAAAACCACACGCAAAAGATCACATATATGCAAAGATGATCCATTCGATTACCTGATTCGGAGTTTTATCGATCAAGAAAGCACGATGATTGATCACGAATCGAGTCGAAAGGAAGCTGATTGAAGTAAGCCTACAGTAGTCAAGCAAAAGCTTCTTCATTCTGCTGTTACGGTTGAACATGTAGAACCTCTCTATCCCATCCTATTTGATAGTTAAATCAATGTCAGTCAATAATTAGTACATCTTAATTGGTATATTAAACTAACTTTCTATATAGCAATTTTTGTGTAAAATGCAATGACAAATTCAAAAATAA
This genomic interval carries:
- the LOC140962152 gene encoding small ubiquitin-related modifier 2-like, with the translated sequence MEENGSWEMAEEAHLRYVRLKIKCNKDGIERFYMFNRNSRMKKLLLDYCRLTSISFLSTRFVINHRAFLIDKTPNQLGLDDNDQIDALIDGNGA